From a region of the Candidatus Azobacteroides pseudotrichonymphae genomovar. CFP2 genome:
- the ligA gene encoding NAD-dependent DNA ligase LigA, with translation MNIKQKIDNLRQEIDNWNYRYYVIYQPIVSDFEFDKKLKELEKLEAQYPEYYDYYSPTQRIGNDINNNFAQINHIYPMLSLSNTYSWEGINDFYNRIKKILNENFVIACELKYDGVSISLIYESGLLLRAVTRGDGTTGDDVTTNIRTVKSIPLKLYGNNYPRFFEIRGEIVFPWAAFNKINKERIENSEPPFANPRNAAAGTLKTLNPQVVSQRNLDAYLYQLLGDNLSSDSHYENLQLAQGWGFKVSNIIKCCKTIDEIENFINYWGKWKKSLPFAVDGVVLKVDSIRQQSLLGRIAKSPRWAIAYKFQSETVKTTLHSVDFQVGRTGIITPIANLEPVLLSGTIVKRASLHNEDIINALDLHIGDQCYVEKGGEIIPKITGINKEARLTFGNKAVNFPKNCPACNTPLIRFQNETAYYCPNYTQCKPQIKGMITHFASRKAMNINVGEETIETFYRAGLVRDIADLYEIKIDDILQLKRWAEKSAINFVESVQQSKQVPYERVLYGLGIHFVGEVVAKRLAKAFPTIEQLSIANNEQLTTIDGIGNQIAQSVIQYFSNENNLQLIRRLKLYGLQLFTIQKIFIDNKLAGKTFIISGIFRKYSRDKYKELIENNGGKNVSSLSAKTDFILSGVNMGPVKLIKAQRFGIKIISEDEFLKMIE, from the coding sequence ATGAATATAAAACAAAAGATAGATAATTTAAGACAAGAAATAGATAATTGGAATTATCGATATTATGTAATATATCAACCAATTGTCAGTGATTTTGAATTCGATAAAAAATTAAAAGAACTAGAAAAACTGGAAGCTCAATATCCGGAATATTACGACTATTATTCTCCTACACAACGAATAGGAAACGATATCAATAATAATTTCGCACAAATAAATCATATTTATCCAATGCTTTCTCTTTCTAATACTTATTCATGGGAGGGAATAAATGACTTTTATAATAGAATAAAAAAAATACTTAATGAAAATTTTGTAATTGCTTGCGAATTAAAGTACGATGGAGTTTCTATTTCTTTGATTTATGAAAGTGGTTTATTGTTACGTGCTGTTACACGAGGAGATGGAACTACCGGAGATGATGTTACAACAAATATTCGTACAGTTAAAAGTATTCCTTTAAAATTATATGGGAATAATTATCCTAGGTTCTTTGAAATACGAGGTGAAATAGTTTTTCCTTGGGCCGCTTTCAACAAAATAAATAAAGAAAGAATAGAAAACAGTGAACCCCCATTTGCTAATCCTCGGAATGCTGCTGCAGGGACATTGAAAACACTCAATCCGCAAGTCGTTTCACAGCGTAATTTAGATGCTTATTTATACCAACTTTTAGGTGATAATCTTTCTAGCGATAGTCATTATGAAAATCTACAACTTGCCCAAGGTTGGGGATTTAAAGTTTCAAATATTATCAAATGTTGTAAAACGATAGATGAAATTGAAAATTTCATCAACTATTGGGGTAAATGGAAAAAAAGTCTGCCTTTTGCAGTGGACGGTGTTGTATTAAAAGTGGATTCTATTCGTCAACAATCACTTTTGGGACGAATAGCTAAATCACCGCGCTGGGCCATTGCTTACAAATTTCAATCAGAAACTGTCAAAACAACCTTACATTCTGTAGATTTTCAAGTAGGAAGAACTGGAATTATTACACCTATTGCTAATTTAGAACCAGTATTACTATCTGGCACAATAGTTAAACGGGCCTCGTTACACAACGAAGATATCATTAATGCCCTTGATTTACACATTGGCGACCAATGCTACGTAGAAAAAGGGGGAGAGATTATCCCTAAAATTACCGGTATAAACAAAGAAGCACGATTGACATTTGGAAACAAAGCAGTGAATTTCCCTAAAAATTGCCCAGCTTGCAATACGCCTTTAATACGTTTTCAAAATGAAACAGCTTACTATTGTCCAAACTATACTCAATGCAAACCCCAAATAAAAGGGATGATAACTCATTTTGCAAGCAGAAAGGCTATGAACATTAATGTAGGGGAAGAAACGATTGAAACATTTTACAGAGCAGGATTAGTTCGTGATATTGCCGATCTTTACGAAATAAAAATAGATGATATTCTTCAATTAAAGCGATGGGCAGAAAAAAGTGCAATCAATTTCGTAGAGAGTGTACAACAATCTAAACAAGTTCCTTACGAACGTGTTTTATACGGACTAGGAATCCATTTCGTAGGTGAAGTCGTAGCTAAGAGATTAGCTAAAGCATTCCCTACAATAGAACAACTATCAATAGCGAATAATGAACAACTAACGACAATAGATGGAATCGGTAACCAAATAGCTCAAAGTGTTATTCAATATTTTAGTAATGAAAACAACCTTCAATTAATTAGACGCTTAAAATTATATGGATTACAGCTATTTACGATTCAAAAGATATTTATCGATAACAAATTAGCAGGTAAAACATTTATCATCAGCGGAATATTTCGTAAATATTCTCGCGACAAGTATAAAGAATTGATAGAAAACAACGGAGGGAAAAATGTCTCTTCTCTTTCGGCAAAAACCGATTTTATTCTTTCTGGTGTTAATATGGGACCTGTCAAATTAATAAAAGCTCAACGGTTCGGAATAAAAATAATTTCAGAAGATGAATTCCTCAAAATGATAGAATAG
- a CDS encoding histone H1 codes for MENLLVTIQENFTSFKKDATAQIEKGNKAAGTRARKISLTIEKALKEFRKKSIKASNE; via the coding sequence ATGGAAAATTTATTGGTAACTATTCAGGAAAATTTTACGTCTTTTAAAAAAGACGCTACTGCTCAAATAGAAAAAGGGAATAAAGCTGCAGGCACGCGTGCAAGAAAAATTTCTTTAACCATTGAAAAAGCTCTAAAAGAATTTCGTAAGAAATCCATTAAGGCATCGAATGAATAA
- the thiD gene encoding bifunctional hydroxymethylpyrimidine kinase/phosphomethylpyrimidine kinase, which produces MKHYKRVLSVAGSDPSGGAGIQADLKTVSACGCYGTTVITAIVDENTISVKNIHPIPISFVIGQIHSVLNDIGTDSVKIGMLYSSELIRAVRNSFLTYNTIRNIVLDPVMVATSGDFLLSNNSIDTLKNEFIPFVRVVTPNIQEAEILLDRTITNAEDFLLAVKDLSFGRKVSVLLKAGHLEEETLTDVFYNAETDEILYFSHPRIKTKNTHGTGCTLSSAIAAYLACGCILNDAIRKAETYIIQAIRVGSKYSIGKGHGPVHHFSHFWE; this is translated from the coding sequence ATGAAACACTATAAACGGGTATTATCTGTTGCCGGAAGCGATCCGAGTGGAGGTGCAGGGATACAAGCAGACTTGAAAACTGTTTCTGCGTGTGGTTGTTATGGAACAACAGTAATTACAGCTATAGTGGATGAAAATACAATAAGTGTTAAAAATATTCATCCTATTCCTATTTCATTCGTAATAGGGCAGATTCATTCTGTACTTAATGATATTGGAACAGATTCAGTAAAGATAGGTATGCTTTATTCTTCTGAATTGATTCGTGCAGTACGAAATTCATTTTTGACTTATAATACCATACGAAATATTGTGTTGGACCCAGTTATGGTTGCAACTTCAGGAGATTTTTTACTTTCTAACAATTCTATAGATACGTTAAAAAATGAGTTTATTCCATTTGTGCGCGTAGTAACACCTAATATTCAAGAAGCAGAGATATTATTAGACAGAACTATAACCAATGCAGAGGATTTTTTGCTAGCTGTAAAAGATTTATCTTTCGGCAGAAAGGTGTCTGTTTTATTAAAGGCAGGACATTTAGAAGAAGAAACTTTGACAGACGTATTTTATAATGCAGAAACAGATGAGATATTGTATTTTTCCCATCCTCGTATAAAAACAAAAAATACGCATGGAACAGGTTGTACATTATCTTCGGCGATAGCAGCTTATTTAGCCTGTGGCTGTATTCTAAATGATGCGATAAGAAAGGCAGAAACTTATATTATACAAGCCATACGTGTTGGTTCTAAATATAGTATAGGTAAGGGTCATGGTCCAGTACATCACTTTTCCCATTTTTGGGAATAA
- the thiC gene encoding phosphomethylpyrimidine synthase ThiC: MKKKKKIRIEYPSSEKIYMPGELHDIRVGMRRIHLTDTVEKKENKKQERKFNLPVIVYDTSGHYSDPCVVTDIHKGLERIREKWIEDRNDTEQLEGFSSHYCNERIANIRLINNVCFPIIHFPRRARSGKNITQMYYAKQGIITPEMEYVSIRENVQNKDLGVLSHITPEFVRSEVAAGRAIIPANINHPEAEPMIIGTHFLVKVNTNIGTSTLLSSIEEEIEKTVWSCKWGSDTIMDLSTGVHISETREWIIRNCPIPVGTVPIYQTLEKVNGNIEQLSWELYRDVLIEQCEQGVDYFTIHAGLLKDSLSLIKRRTTGIVSRGGAILANWMNLYEKENFLYTHFDEICEILKQYDVAISLGDGLRPGSIADSNDAAQFAELKVLGELTQKAWKHHVQVLIEGPGHVPINKVKENMDKQTRYCNGAPFYTLGPLTIDIAPGYDHIASAIGAAQIAYYGASMVCYVTPKEHLGLPNKEDVRAGVIAYKIAAHAADIAKGHPGAQIRDDSLSKARFDFRWRDQFNLSLDPEKALEQYKASGKLAEDDHCTMCGPHFCAMKLTKSMVCNETL; the protein is encoded by the coding sequence ATAAAAAAGAAAAAAAAAATTCGTATAGAGTATCCTTCATCGGAAAAAATATATATGCCGGGAGAGCTACATGATATTCGTGTAGGAATGCGTAGAATTCATTTGACAGATACTGTTGAAAAGAAAGAAAACAAAAAACAGGAAAGGAAATTTAATCTTCCAGTCATTGTTTATGATACTAGCGGTCATTATTCCGACCCCTGTGTTGTTACAGATATCCATAAAGGACTGGAAAGAATAAGAGAAAAATGGATAGAGGACAGAAACGATACAGAACAATTAGAGGGTTTTTCCTCTCATTATTGTAATGAGAGAATAGCAAATATTCGTCTTATTAACAATGTCTGTTTTCCTATTATTCATTTTCCTCGTAGAGCGAGAAGTGGGAAAAATATTACACAAATGTATTATGCTAAACAGGGAATTATCACTCCAGAGATGGAATATGTGTCTATTCGTGAAAATGTGCAGAATAAAGATTTGGGTGTTTTGTCTCATATTACACCGGAATTTGTTCGGAGTGAAGTTGCTGCTGGACGTGCTATTATCCCTGCCAATATTAATCATCCGGAAGCTGAACCAATGATTATTGGAACTCATTTTTTAGTGAAGGTAAATACCAATATAGGGACTTCTACTTTATTATCTAGTATAGAGGAAGAGATTGAAAAAACAGTGTGGAGTTGTAAATGGGGAAGTGATACAATAATGGATTTATCCACTGGTGTTCATATAAGTGAAACTCGCGAATGGATTATTCGTAATTGTCCTATTCCAGTAGGTACTGTTCCTATTTATCAAACTCTTGAAAAAGTAAACGGTAATATAGAGCAACTAAGTTGGGAATTATATCGTGATGTACTTATTGAGCAATGTGAACAAGGTGTAGATTATTTTACCATTCATGCAGGACTGCTTAAAGATTCACTTTCTTTAATTAAAAGAAGAACAACAGGTATTGTATCTCGTGGGGGTGCAATCCTTGCTAATTGGATGAATTTATATGAAAAGGAAAACTTTCTTTATACGCATTTTGACGAGATATGTGAGATACTGAAACAGTATGATGTAGCCATTTCTTTGGGGGACGGTCTTCGTCCTGGTTCTATTGCGGATTCAAATGATGCTGCCCAATTTGCTGAACTAAAAGTGTTAGGAGAATTGACACAAAAAGCATGGAAACACCATGTGCAAGTTTTGATAGAAGGGCCAGGACATGTTCCTATTAATAAGGTGAAGGAAAATATGGATAAACAAACAAGATATTGTAATGGAGCTCCTTTCTATACGTTAGGACCTCTTACTATTGATATTGCGCCAGGCTATGACCATATTGCTTCTGCTATTGGGGCAGCTCAAATAGCTTATTATGGTGCATCCATGGTTTGCTACGTTACTCCAAAAGAACACCTTGGTTTACCTAATAAAGAAGATGTAAGAGCCGGGGTTATTGCCTATAAAATAGCTGCCCACGCTGCGGATATCGCGAAAGGGCATCCTGGAGCACAAATAAGAGATGATTCTCTGAGCAAGGCGCGTTTTGATTTTAGATGGAGAGATCAATTTAATCTTTCTCTCGACCCTGAAAAAGCATTAGAACAGTACAAAGCCAGTGGAAAACTGGCAGAAGATGATCATTGTACTATGTGTGGTCCTCATTTTTGTGCAATGAAATTAACTAAGAGCATGGTTTGTAATGAAACACTATAA
- the leuS gene encoding leucine--tRNA ligase: protein MKYDFDAIEKKWQKYWKENRTYQVNIDRNKPKYYVLDMFPYPSGVGLHVGHPLGYIASDIYARYKRLKGFNVLHPMGYDAYGLPAEQYAIQTGQHPSITTKENINRYRKQLDKIGFCFDWDREIRTCDPKYYQWTQWVFIQMFNSYYCKEAQRARPITELVKILENQGTGGLHLACTKEIHLTANEWQMKDEKSKQAILMNYRIAYLSDIVVNWCPALGTVLANDEISGGISIRGGYTVEQRKMRQWCLRISAYAKRLLEGLDKIEWTDSLKKMQRNWIGRSEGVELRFKIKDENIEFMIFTTRPETIFGVTFIVIAPESEWLTQTIISKKKDSVDSYLNLVKRRTERERISNRKVTGVFTGSYAVHPISGETIPIWISDYILADYGTGAVMAVPAHDSRDYAFAKHFDLPIIPLIEDIDISKESFDIKEGIMTNSDFLNGLSVKQAIQKVKEYIKDENLGKIKVNYRLRDAIFSRQRYWGEPFPIYYKNGIPYAVDEEDLPIKLPEIDKFLPAETGKPPLGRAKNWTYKGYPLELTTMPGFAGSSAYYLRYEDPHNSECLVSSEANEYWQNVDLYIGGIEHATGHLIYSRFWNKFLFDLGIVAKEEPFKKLINQGMIQGRSNFVYRIKNTNTFVSYGLKHQYDVTPIHVDINLVFDDVLNIESFRDWNSEYKNAEFILENGKYVCGWAIEKMSKSMFNTVSPDNIVNRFGADAFRLYEMFLGPLEQSKPWDTKGIDGIARFLKRLWNLFFENDVLKVSNSLPLDKELKSIHKLIKKVSWDIENFSFNTSVAAFMICINELTLLKCSKHSILSDLVIVLAPFAPHIAEELWHLLGNEATIFDSQFPKCNEEYLKEENVKYTVSFNGKARFILNFPKKISEENVKDTVLKCESSKKWLKNKIPKKIIIIPNKIVNIVFD, encoded by the coding sequence ATGAAATATGATTTTGATGCTATAGAAAAAAAATGGCAAAAATATTGGAAAGAAAATCGTACTTATCAGGTAAATATAGATAGGAATAAACCGAAATATTATGTATTGGATATGTTTCCTTATCCGTCTGGTGTAGGGTTACATGTCGGTCATCCACTTGGATATATTGCTTCTGATATTTATGCCCGTTACAAACGATTAAAAGGTTTTAATGTATTGCATCCTATGGGTTACGATGCTTATGGACTTCCAGCCGAACAATACGCTATTCAAACAGGTCAGCATCCGTCTATAACTACTAAGGAAAACATCAATCGTTACAGGAAGCAATTAGATAAAATTGGTTTTTGTTTTGATTGGGATAGAGAGATTCGCACTTGTGACCCTAAATATTATCAGTGGACACAGTGGGTGTTTATTCAAATGTTCAATTCATATTATTGCAAAGAAGCACAAAGGGCGCGGCCTATTACTGAATTGGTAAAAATTTTGGAAAATCAAGGAACTGGAGGATTACATCTTGCTTGTACCAAAGAAATTCATTTGACAGCAAATGAGTGGCAAATGAAAGATGAAAAAAGCAAGCAGGCAATACTAATGAATTATCGTATTGCTTATTTATCAGATATTGTAGTGAATTGGTGTCCAGCTTTGGGAACTGTTTTAGCCAATGATGAAATAAGTGGAGGTATATCTATACGTGGTGGTTATACAGTGGAACAACGTAAGATGCGTCAGTGGTGTTTACGTATTTCAGCTTATGCTAAACGTTTGTTAGAAGGGTTGGATAAAATAGAGTGGACGGATTCATTGAAAAAGATGCAGCGCAATTGGATAGGACGTTCAGAAGGAGTAGAATTAAGGTTTAAAATTAAGGATGAAAATATTGAATTTATGATTTTTACCACTCGTCCTGAAACCATTTTTGGAGTTACATTTATAGTAATTGCTCCTGAAAGTGAATGGCTCACACAGACAATAATTTCTAAGAAAAAGGATTCGGTCGATTCCTATTTAAATTTGGTGAAGAGGCGTACTGAAAGAGAACGTATCAGCAATAGAAAAGTAACAGGAGTATTTACGGGTTCTTATGCTGTACACCCAATAAGTGGGGAAACGATTCCTATTTGGATTTCCGATTATATATTAGCTGACTATGGGACAGGAGCTGTCATGGCTGTTCCTGCACATGACAGTCGTGATTATGCTTTTGCTAAACATTTTGATTTACCAATAATTCCTTTAATTGAGGATATTGATATATCTAAAGAAAGTTTTGACATTAAAGAGGGGATTATGACAAATTCCGATTTCTTAAATGGTTTATCAGTAAAGCAGGCTATTCAAAAAGTGAAAGAATATATAAAAGATGAAAATTTAGGAAAAATCAAGGTTAATTATCGCTTACGCGATGCTATTTTTAGTCGCCAACGATATTGGGGAGAACCTTTTCCTATTTACTATAAAAATGGAATACCCTATGCTGTAGATGAGGAAGACCTTCCTATTAAACTTCCAGAAATAGATAAATTTTTACCTGCTGAAACTGGAAAACCTCCACTAGGGCGTGCTAAAAATTGGACATACAAAGGTTATCCGTTGGAATTAACTACTATGCCTGGATTTGCTGGTTCTTCGGCTTATTACTTACGGTACGAAGACCCACATAACAGTGAATGTTTAGTTTCTTCTGAAGCTAATGAATATTGGCAAAATGTAGATTTATATATTGGTGGAATAGAGCATGCTACAGGACACTTGATTTACAGTCGTTTTTGGAATAAATTTTTGTTCGATTTAGGTATTGTTGCAAAAGAAGAACCTTTCAAGAAATTAATCAATCAAGGGATGATTCAGGGACGTTCCAACTTTGTTTATCGAATAAAGAATACTAATACGTTTGTTTCTTACGGGCTAAAGCATCAATACGATGTTACCCCTATTCATGTAGATATCAATCTAGTTTTTGATGATGTTTTGAATATTGAATCTTTTAGAGATTGGAACTCAGAATATAAAAATGCCGAATTTATTTTGGAAAATGGGAAATATGTTTGTGGTTGGGCAATAGAAAAGATGTCAAAGTCTATGTTCAATACAGTTAGTCCTGACAATATAGTAAATAGATTTGGAGCGGATGCATTTCGTTTATATGAAATGTTTTTGGGACCATTGGAACAATCTAAACCATGGGATACAAAGGGGATAGATGGAATTGCTCGTTTTTTAAAACGTTTATGGAATTTATTTTTTGAAAATGATGTACTTAAAGTTTCAAACTCTTTACCTCTTGATAAAGAGCTGAAATCAATTCACAAATTGATTAAAAAGGTGAGTTGGGATATTGAAAATTTTTCTTTCAATACTTCTGTAGCGGCTTTTATGATTTGTATAAATGAGTTGACATTATTGAAATGCAGTAAGCATTCTATACTGAGCGATTTAGTTATTGTACTTGCTCCTTTTGCCCCTCATATTGCTGAAGAATTATGGCATCTATTAGGTAATGAAGCAACAATTTTCGATTCACAATTCCCTAAGTGTAATGAGGAATATTTAAAAGAAGAAAATGTGAAATATACTGTTTCGTTCAATGGTAAAGCTCGTTTCATATTGAATTTTCCAAAAAAAATATCTGAGGAAAATGTTAAGGATACAGTATTAAAATGTGAAAGTTCAAAAAAATGGTTGAAAAACAAAATACCAAAAAAAATAATTATCATTCCTAATAAAATCGTAAACATTGTTTTTGATTAA
- the sufB gene encoding Fe-S cluster assembly protein SufB encodes MPDKENPNDTMLQTFADKDYEYGFTSNVSTELIPYGLSKDVICLISAKKNEPKWLLDFRLKSYYYWLRQQMPTWTHLKIPPIDYQNIIYYAAPKPKGKLQYPDEIDPELIKTFNKLGVPLQEQKIFSGTAVDAVMDSISIKTTFKEKLAEKGIIFCSFSEAVQEYSDLVKKYLGSVVPYRDNFFSALNSAVFSDGSFVFIPKGIRCPMELSTYFRINAMNTGQFERTLIIAEEGSYVSYLEGCTAPMRDKNQLHAAIVEIIALDHAEVKYSTVQNWYPGDKNGKGGIYNFVTKRGICKGAFSKISWTQVETGSSITWKYPSCILAGDNSIGEFYSVAVTNNYQQADTGTKMIHLGKNTRSRIVSKGISTGKSQNSYRGLIHISKEAKNARNHSQCDSLLLSDTCGAHTFPYMDIKNNSAVVEHEATTSKISEDQLFYCNQRGISKENAINLIINGYVEEILNKLPMEFAMEAHKLLQITLEGNVG; translated from the coding sequence ATGCCAGATAAAGAAAATCCAAATGATACAATGTTGCAAACATTTGCAGATAAAGACTATGAATATGGTTTTACTTCAAATGTAAGTACAGAATTAATCCCTTACGGATTAAGCAAAGATGTTATTTGTCTTATCTCTGCTAAAAAAAACGAGCCAAAATGGTTACTCGATTTTCGCTTAAAATCTTATTATTATTGGTTAAGGCAACAAATGCCTACTTGGACACATCTCAAGATCCCACCTATCGACTATCAAAACATTATTTATTATGCTGCTCCTAAACCCAAAGGAAAATTACAATACCCTGATGAAATTGATCCAGAATTGATTAAAACATTCAATAAATTAGGGGTTCCCTTACAGGAACAGAAAATTTTTTCTGGTACAGCTGTAGATGCTGTAATGGATAGTATTTCAATTAAAACAACTTTTAAAGAAAAATTAGCAGAAAAAGGCATTATCTTTTGTTCTTTTAGTGAGGCAGTTCAAGAATATTCCGATTTAGTAAAAAAATATTTAGGTAGTGTAGTGCCTTATCGTGATAATTTTTTTTCTGCATTAAATTCAGCTGTATTCAGCGATGGCTCATTCGTATTTATTCCTAAGGGAATAAGATGTCCAATGGAATTATCTACATATTTTCGTATAAACGCTATGAATACTGGCCAGTTCGAACGAACTCTAATCATAGCAGAAGAAGGTTCTTATGTTAGTTATTTGGAGGGATGCACAGCCCCTATGCGGGATAAAAATCAATTACACGCTGCTATTGTTGAAATAATTGCATTGGATCATGCTGAAGTAAAATATTCAACTGTTCAAAATTGGTATCCAGGAGACAAAAATGGGAAAGGCGGAATCTACAATTTTGTAACTAAACGCGGGATTTGCAAAGGAGCATTTTCCAAAATTTCATGGACACAAGTAGAAACCGGTTCATCTATTACGTGGAAATATCCAAGTTGTATTCTTGCAGGAGACAATTCTATCGGTGAATTCTATTCGGTTGCCGTTACCAATAATTACCAACAAGCAGATACTGGAACTAAGATGATACATTTAGGTAAAAATACTCGCAGCAGAATTGTATCCAAGGGGATTTCAACAGGAAAAAGTCAAAATAGTTATCGTGGATTGATTCATATTAGTAAAGAAGCAAAAAATGCACGCAATCATTCGCAATGTGATAGTTTATTACTAAGTGATACTTGTGGGGCACATACTTTTCCTTATATGGATATCAAAAATAATTCAGCAGTTGTAGAACACGAAGCCACAACTTCTAAAATTAGCGAAGACCAATTGTTTTATTGTAACCAACGAGGTATTTCCAAGGAGAATGCGATAAATCTAATAATAAACGGATATGTTGAAGAAATACTAAATAAACTTCCCATGGAATTTGCAATGGAAGCCCATAAACTATTACAAATTACTTTAGAAGGAAATGTAGGGTAA
- a CDS encoding lysophospholipid acyltransferase family protein translates to MRKFFISLYQIFIWLPLFLLFTIIVAIVTVIGCLLGSEKVFSYYPCKIWSRFNCIITFCRIKVTGKEKLKKNQSYVFVANHQGIYDCWLIFGYLGIPIKWIMKRSLRKIPFVGKACELSGFIFVDDSSPMTRVKAIYEAKEKFKNGASIAIFPEGSRTATGKLGKFKNGAFRIALDLQLPIVPITLNGSYEVMPRNTIFICPHRMEIIIHDPISTADLIPMAPNIHLLSDKAWKKIESSLWEQYRSE, encoded by the coding sequence ATGAGAAAGTTTTTCATTTCTTTGTATCAAATTTTTATTTGGTTACCGTTATTTTTATTATTCACTATAATAGTGGCTATTGTTACTGTAATAGGATGCTTGCTAGGTAGTGAAAAGGTTTTTAGCTACTACCCATGTAAGATATGGTCGAGATTTAATTGTATAATTACCTTTTGTAGAATAAAAGTAACTGGTAAGGAGAAATTGAAGAAAAATCAATCTTATGTTTTTGTTGCTAATCATCAGGGAATTTATGATTGTTGGCTAATTTTTGGTTATCTGGGTATTCCAATCAAATGGATTATGAAACGGAGTTTGCGGAAGATACCTTTTGTAGGTAAGGCTTGTGAATTGTCTGGTTTTATTTTTGTGGATGACTCATCACCAATGACAAGAGTAAAAGCTATTTATGAAGCCAAAGAGAAATTTAAAAATGGTGCTTCTATTGCTATTTTTCCGGAAGGTTCTCGTACAGCAACAGGTAAATTAGGAAAATTTAAAAATGGTGCTTTTCGCATAGCATTGGATCTCCAATTGCCAATTGTCCCAATTACACTTAATGGTTCATATGAAGTGATGCCTCGGAATACTATTTTTATTTGTCCTCATAGAATGGAAATAATAATTCATGACCCCATTAGCACGGCAGATTTAATACCAATGGCACCCAATATTCATTTACTGAGCGATAAAGCTTGGAAGAAGATAGAATCTTCACTCTGGGAACAATATAGGAGTGAGTAG